The following proteins come from a genomic window of Dreissena polymorpha isolate Duluth1 chromosome 1, UMN_Dpol_1.0, whole genome shotgun sequence:
- the LOC127875040 gene encoding uncharacterized protein LOC127875040 has translation MLLSNNVNLTEEQCCPTFPVQGGDFGVKTHTISGYGPIAAATATKTDPIQSHIFTQLNNNRPSGQLGPHIQGQCLGKGVKLLGQEFWVKLLPPGYSQSIHGTPNFPAQGPRLPHLQGTLSSQVQSQRKMLPNCNTGNTSQQNVHLDNI, from the exons ATGTTGCTCTCCAATAATGTGAACCTGACTGAGGAGCAGTGTTGTCCTACATTCCCTGTTCAGGGCGGTGACTTTGGCGTCAAGACTCACACAATCTCTGGCTATGGCCCTATcgcagcagcaacagcaacaaaaaca GACCCCATACAATCACACATCTTTACACAGCTGAACAACAACAGGCCTTCTGGTCAGTTGGGCCCCCACATCCAAGGACAATGCCTTGGTAAAGGTGTCAAGCTCTTGGGTCAGGAATTTTGGGTAAAGCTCCTACCCCCAGGGTACAGCCAGTCTATCCATGGAACTCCAAACTTCCCTGCTCAGGGGCCAAGACTACCTCATCTACAAG GGACCTTATCCTCACAAGTTCAGTCCCAGAGAAAAATGTTACCCAATTGCAACACAGGCAATACATCTCAACAG aatgttcatcttgacaatatctaa